A region of Rhizorhabdus wittichii RW1 DNA encodes the following proteins:
- a CDS encoding transcriptional regulator, LysR family (PFAM: regulatory protein, LysR; LysR, substrate-binding), whose amino-acid sequence MHGMAIEWDDVRVFQSAVRAGDYSTAARKLDMDRTTVGRRFARLERATGRSLWEQASAGYRPTEAGRAVLRAAAAMERAMARLDRDLAPAGDRIGGPIRVAGTAGLAALLLPAFGAFLDRYPAVSLEVVGARDAIAAIQQRQADVGLAIARTKPRDLAGERIGGFGQALFARRGADPARAVVWGHAMMLANPQPWARLNARDDAGRCVEVDGIAALHDAVRAGLGRAWLWERLAARDPALERLPGMAPAAAAADIWVVHRADLQVEPAVAALIEAMPGILAGSFEGEG is encoded by the coding sequence ATGCACGGCATGGCGATCGAATGGGACGATGTGCGGGTGTTCCAGTCGGCGGTCCGCGCCGGCGACTACAGCACCGCGGCGCGCAAGCTGGACATGGACAGAACCACGGTGGGCCGGCGCTTCGCGCGGCTCGAACGGGCGACGGGCCGATCCTTGTGGGAACAGGCCAGCGCCGGCTACCGGCCGACCGAGGCGGGCCGGGCGGTGCTGCGCGCGGCGGCGGCGATGGAGCGCGCGATGGCGCGGCTCGACCGGGATCTGGCGCCGGCCGGGGACCGGATCGGCGGACCGATTCGGGTGGCCGGCACCGCCGGCCTCGCCGCGCTGCTGCTGCCCGCCTTCGGCGCCTTCCTCGACCGGTATCCGGCGGTGTCGCTGGAGGTGGTCGGCGCGCGCGACGCGATCGCGGCGATCCAGCAGCGGCAGGCCGATGTCGGCCTCGCCATCGCGCGGACCAAGCCGCGTGACCTGGCGGGGGAGCGGATCGGCGGCTTCGGCCAGGCCCTGTTCGCGCGGCGCGGCGCCGATCCGGCGCGCGCGGTGGTCTGGGGCCATGCGATGATGCTCGCCAATCCGCAGCCCTGGGCGCGGCTCAACGCCAGGGACGATGCCGGCCGCTGCGTCGAGGTCGACGGCATCGCCGCGCTCCACGACGCGGTCCGCGCCGGGCTCGGCCGCGCCTGGCTGTGGGAGCGGCTGGCGGCGCGCGACCCCGCGCTCGAACGGCTGCCGGGCATGGCGCCGGCGGCGGCGGCGGCCGACATCTGGGTCGTCCACCGCGCCGACCTCCAGGTCGAGCCGGCGGTGGCGGCGCTGATCGAGGCGATGCCCGGCATCCTCGCCGGCAGTTTCGAGGGAGAAGGCTGA
- a CDS encoding alpha/beta hydrolase fold (PFAM: alpha/beta hydrolase fold), with the protein MREMKSIMERKIPVGDGLHLHAVEAGEGPLLLMIHGFPGLAWSWRHQMLPFAAAGFRAVAIDSLGYGGSDRPLDPALYASDRMQAYLLALLDHYGADRAVVIGQDFGAQYAWNLAVRAPGRVRALVATIPYDYDLAGRALLGAAERLPPGAPARPDMASPDHRPSERFAAMAKAHFVHFHYFQTVGPADRELGGALADYLRRSFHALSAAGDLWAWKALPSEGTGYLDALPPAPPLPWPWLSEAEFAAFVARYDHADPARRMIGGLNSYRTADRNWEIGRAWADADVTVPTLMLLGAADPSFAFFPDWEDRLRRRVPGLAGIVAVEGAGHLVQQEKPEAFNAAVLDFLGGL; encoded by the coding sequence ATGCGTGAAATGAAATCGATCATGGAGCGCAAAATTCCTGTCGGCGACGGCCTGCATCTCCACGCGGTCGAGGCGGGCGAGGGGCCGCTGTTGCTGATGATCCACGGCTTTCCCGGCCTCGCCTGGTCGTGGCGGCACCAGATGCTGCCCTTCGCCGCGGCGGGCTTCCGCGCGGTGGCGATCGACAGCCTCGGCTATGGCGGCAGCGATCGTCCGCTCGATCCCGCGCTCTATGCATCGGACCGGATGCAGGCCTATCTGCTCGCGCTGCTCGACCATTACGGCGCCGACCGGGCGGTGGTGATCGGCCAGGATTTCGGCGCGCAATATGCCTGGAACCTCGCGGTGCGCGCGCCCGGTCGGGTGCGGGCGCTGGTGGCGACCATCCCCTATGACTATGACCTCGCCGGCCGGGCGCTGCTCGGCGCGGCGGAGCGGCTGCCGCCGGGCGCGCCGGCGCGGCCCGACATGGCCTCGCCCGACCATCGGCCGAGCGAACGCTTCGCGGCGATGGCGAAGGCGCATTTCGTCCATTTCCATTATTTCCAGACGGTCGGGCCCGCCGACCGCGAGCTGGGCGGCGCGCTCGCCGACTATCTGCGGCGCAGCTTCCACGCGCTGAGCGCGGCGGGCGACCTGTGGGCGTGGAAGGCGCTGCCCTCCGAAGGCACCGGCTATCTCGACGCGTTGCCGCCCGCGCCGCCGCTGCCCTGGCCGTGGCTGAGCGAGGCCGAGTTCGCCGCCTTCGTCGCCCGCTACGATCATGCGGACCCGGCGCGGCGGATGATCGGCGGGCTGAATTCCTACCGCACCGCCGACCGCAACTGGGAGATCGGCCGCGCCTGGGCCGACGCCGACGTGACCGTGCCGACGCTGATGCTGCTGGGCGCCGCCGATCCCTCCTTCGCCTTCTTCCCGGACTGGGAGGACAGGTTGCGGCGGCGGGTGCCGGGGCTCGCCGGCATCGTCGCGGTCGAGGGGGCGGGCCACCTCGTCCAGCAGGAGAAGCCCGAGGCGTTCAACGCCGCCGTGCTTGATTTCCTCGGCGGCCTTTGA
- a CDS encoding Rieske (2Fe-2S) domain protein (PFAM: Rieske [2Fe-2S] domain protein) translates to MATTADYRLGPNTFARGWHMVADASTLGSTPMPVRFFARDMVLYRGESGAPHLVDAYCPHMGAHLGRNETSYIVRDNERIEGESIRCPFHGWRFGPDGRCNQIPYSDQKPPAAAKIQTWPVVERAGIIWMWHDMEGNEPDHELPPFAQWDDPNWVRWAIDDLGELPQHPIEVVDNMTDFAHFVPIHGSRDIQYFYNEFDDHVQWQMFGAGHRTLVQEGEGMLELDTWYTGPAILQSSMRGTFPTHMLIAHTPVEDGKIHVWHALMVDMGRAATDADVPMARAYQEASRLAFAQDFEIWTHKRACLSPMMVRGDGPTDKCRLWYKQFYNPIAQAPDFQKRVNGRHTVVDKRDPAKRVA, encoded by the coding sequence ATGGCCACCACCGCCGACTACCGCCTCGGCCCCAATACCTTCGCGCGCGGCTGGCACATGGTCGCCGACGCGTCGACGCTGGGCAGCACGCCGATGCCGGTCCGCTTCTTCGCGCGCGACATGGTGCTCTACCGCGGCGAGAGCGGCGCGCCGCACCTCGTCGACGCCTATTGCCCGCACATGGGCGCGCATCTCGGCCGGAACGAGACCAGCTACATCGTCCGCGACAATGAGCGGATCGAGGGCGAGTCGATCCGCTGCCCCTTCCACGGCTGGCGCTTCGGGCCCGACGGCCGCTGCAACCAGATCCCCTATTCGGACCAGAAGCCGCCGGCCGCCGCGAAGATCCAGACCTGGCCGGTGGTCGAGCGCGCCGGCATCATCTGGATGTGGCACGACATGGAGGGCAACGAACCCGACCATGAGCTGCCGCCGTTCGCGCAGTGGGACGATCCCAACTGGGTCCGCTGGGCGATCGACGACCTGGGCGAGCTGCCCCAGCATCCGATCGAGGTCGTCGACAACATGACCGACTTCGCCCATTTCGTGCCGATCCACGGATCGCGCGACATCCAGTATTTCTACAACGAGTTCGACGACCATGTGCAGTGGCAGATGTTCGGCGCCGGCCACCGCACCCTGGTGCAGGAGGGCGAGGGGATGCTCGAGCTCGACACCTGGTATACCGGGCCGGCGATCCTCCAGTCGTCGATGCGCGGCACCTTCCCGACCCACATGCTGATCGCGCACACCCCGGTCGAGGACGGCAAGATCCACGTCTGGCACGCGCTGATGGTCGACATGGGCCGCGCCGCCACCGACGCGGACGTGCCGATGGCGCGCGCCTATCAGGAGGCGAGCCGCCTCGCCTTCGCGCAGGATTTCGAGATCTGGACGCACAAGCGCGCCTGCCTGTCGCCGATGATGGTGCGCGGCGACGGGCCGACCGACAAGTGCCGCCTGTGGTACAAGCAGTTCTACAACCCGATCGCCCAGGCGCCCGATTTCCAGAAGCGCGTCAACGGCCGTCACACGGTCGTCGACAAGCGCGATCCGGCGAAGCGGGTCGCCTGA
- a CDS encoding alpha/beta hydrolase fold (PFAM: alpha/beta hydrolase fold): MADWTHRHARINGIAMHWVEQGEGPTIVLCHGFPHIWLSWRHQIPVLAAAGWRVIVPDMRGMGQTEAPADHRLYDVPHVTGDLVGLLDHLGLEQAVFAGLDFGIFAIYDLAYLHPDRVWAVIALENPAYPDSPDKAPLAEAAEWAKEHFVHIDYFRPVGPADAALDAAPREFLRRVLYALSGDFHYLDVWKHPPGTAYLDALPEAPPLPWPWLSEWELEWYVADYARSGFTGGLNWYRAMDLRWAQRAAWRHAPTTRPFFFIGSENDVDLEAWHGDDPLGAIPRHHADVRRIEMLPHAGHLIQLERANEVGRLMVEFLGEL; encoded by the coding sequence ATGGCCGACTGGACGCATCGCCACGCCCGCATCAACGGCATCGCCATGCACTGGGTGGAGCAGGGCGAGGGCCCCACGATCGTCCTGTGCCACGGCTTCCCGCACATCTGGCTGAGTTGGCGCCATCAGATCCCGGTGCTGGCCGCCGCCGGCTGGCGGGTGATCGTCCCCGACATGCGTGGCATGGGCCAGACCGAGGCGCCGGCCGACCATCGGCTCTACGACGTGCCGCACGTCACCGGCGACCTGGTCGGCCTGCTCGACCATCTCGGACTGGAGCAGGCGGTGTTCGCCGGGCTCGATTTCGGCATCTTCGCGATCTACGACCTCGCCTATCTCCACCCCGATCGGGTGTGGGCGGTGATCGCGCTGGAGAATCCGGCCTATCCCGACTCGCCCGACAAGGCGCCGCTCGCCGAGGCGGCCGAATGGGCGAAGGAGCATTTCGTCCATATCGACTATTTCCGGCCGGTCGGCCCGGCCGACGCCGCGCTCGACGCGGCCCCGCGCGAATTCCTGCGCCGGGTGCTCTACGCGCTGTCGGGCGACTTCCATTATCTCGACGTGTGGAAGCATCCGCCGGGCACCGCCTATCTCGACGCGCTGCCGGAAGCGCCGCCGCTGCCCTGGCCCTGGCTCTCCGAATGGGAGCTGGAATGGTATGTCGCCGACTATGCGCGCAGCGGCTTCACCGGTGGGCTCAACTGGTATCGCGCGATGGACCTGCGCTGGGCGCAGCGCGCGGCGTGGCGGCACGCGCCGACCACCCGCCCCTTCTTCTTCATCGGCAGCGAGAACGACGTCGACCTGGAGGCGTGGCACGGCGACGACCCGCTGGGCGCGATCCCGCGCCACCATGCCGACGTGCGGCGGATCGAGATGCTGCCGCATGCCGGCCACCTCATCCAGCTCGAACGCGCGAACGAGGTCGGCCGGTTGATGGTGGAGTTCCTGGGGGAGCTTTAG